A genomic window from Arthrobacter globiformis includes:
- a CDS encoding DNA polymerase III subunit alpha, with protein sequence MSFSHLHVSTAFSAHYGVSWPDELAQAAAAQGATALGCTDRDGLYGTVKHLKACMAAGIDPVVGVDLSVFDDEGDHDPGMAGARVAKTRFSASRVTGRVVVLAHGHTNGAGYKALCRLISDAHARTTGKAGGTVPVAVTRAELASRVLDPETLKPVLTVLLGPDSDVGTALGGRRYLRPRTLFKGWLDAMPAGSVAAEIVTHLSAPGEPLSTAHAVRMLKLAQEYGVPAVLTNAVRYCEEDGAATADVLDSARTLKSLPELSAAPLLQPNGQGWLKTPDQMVELGKEVIHAAGYGSADLQVLLAQTEALADRCRMDPVSDMGWKQPVVPEAAVIGIEGDPLAELAQRCEAGIARRFPGISGQAEADMRARLQHELKIIARLGFASYFLTVAEVSRMILDMGVRAAARGSGASSLVNYLIDISQVNPLQHDLIFERFLSGDRSTLPDIDIDVESAERHNVYRKIFDRFGSQRVTLMSMQNGYRARGAVRDAGMALGMDDGDVGEIAKQLWRFSARKFREALEEKPELREFAGRVEQRNFSENQQLDLLVDLTERLDRLPRHISMHPCGVILGDATLLDRTPVQPSGLGLAMSQFDKHDMDPMGMLKLDVLGVRMQSAMAFAVREIIRIHPSKAEVVAAGAHPVAADGSGPDYIAEDGLIDLNAVPLEDEPTYELIRSTHTLGCFQIESPGQRELVGKMAPREFNDLIIDISLFRPGPMKSDMVRPFLEHRHGFAPETYPHPDLKPVLQETHGVTVFHEQILRTFDVMTGCGLAKADEFRRALSNDVMEGQVEEFFRREAKARGYQPDVVDKVWGTLKSFASFGFCKAHGAAFAVPTYQSAWLKAHHPEAFLAGLWEHDPGMYPKRLLVAEARRMGIPILPLDINRSGAEYRVERVAEGPDRGKLGIRLSLNGIFGLSGSELKRIVAGQPYDSLADLRARSRLSKPSIKRLAQLGAFDTLHRESGGTANRADLVHHLQSLQTKPAKKGADVIEGQLALPLGDVELRNVKAGLPEPTMVENVRAELDLMAVDVSEHLMSSHRPLLDRLGVTTADKLLGLRNGTEVLVAGVRIATQTPPMRGGRRVVFISIDDGTGCVDSVFFHEAQEHAGPLLFGTRLLLIRGTTRRTGPRGISLSASMAWDLSRVDTLPFPERGTAERGNADPGNGEAGNLGPGNGELATREPGSIDQEFRQPGPLEGISRNLAITGLGS encoded by the coding sequence ATGAGCTTCAGTCATCTTCACGTTTCCACCGCCTTCAGCGCCCACTACGGTGTCTCCTGGCCGGATGAACTCGCCCAGGCAGCGGCTGCCCAGGGGGCAACCGCCCTCGGATGCACGGACCGCGACGGCCTGTACGGCACCGTAAAACACCTCAAGGCATGCATGGCTGCCGGAATTGATCCGGTGGTCGGCGTGGATCTGTCAGTGTTCGACGACGAGGGGGACCACGATCCCGGGATGGCCGGTGCACGGGTTGCCAAAACCCGGTTTTCGGCATCCCGTGTCACCGGGCGGGTCGTTGTCCTCGCGCACGGCCACACCAACGGTGCGGGATACAAGGCGCTGTGCCGGCTGATCTCCGACGCGCATGCCCGTACCACGGGCAAGGCCGGGGGAACGGTGCCCGTTGCTGTCACCAGGGCTGAACTCGCCTCACGCGTCCTGGATCCGGAAACCCTGAAACCGGTGCTCACCGTGCTGTTGGGCCCGGATTCCGACGTCGGCACCGCGCTGGGCGGGCGGCGTTACCTTCGGCCCCGCACCCTTTTCAAGGGCTGGCTGGACGCCATGCCGGCCGGAAGCGTCGCGGCAGAGATCGTCACCCACCTCAGTGCTCCGGGTGAGCCGTTAAGCACCGCCCATGCCGTCCGCATGCTTAAGCTGGCGCAGGAGTATGGCGTGCCGGCCGTGCTCACCAATGCAGTACGGTACTGCGAGGAGGACGGGGCGGCCACCGCCGATGTCCTGGATTCGGCCCGCACCCTGAAGTCGCTTCCCGAACTATCCGCCGCCCCGCTGCTTCAGCCCAACGGGCAGGGCTGGCTGAAAACCCCGGACCAAATGGTGGAACTGGGCAAGGAAGTCATCCATGCAGCCGGTTACGGGTCTGCAGATCTCCAGGTGCTGCTCGCGCAGACCGAGGCGCTCGCGGACCGTTGCCGCATGGATCCGGTGTCGGACATGGGCTGGAAGCAGCCGGTGGTGCCGGAGGCCGCCGTCATCGGCATTGAAGGGGATCCGCTGGCAGAACTGGCCCAGCGCTGCGAGGCCGGAATTGCGCGGCGATTCCCCGGCATCTCCGGGCAGGCGGAAGCGGACATGCGTGCACGGCTGCAGCATGAGCTGAAGATCATTGCCCGCCTCGGCTTTGCCTCCTACTTCCTCACCGTGGCCGAAGTTTCCCGCATGATCCTGGACATGGGTGTGAGGGCGGCAGCCCGGGGATCGGGGGCTTCCAGCCTGGTGAACTACCTGATCGACATCAGCCAGGTGAACCCTCTCCAGCACGACCTGATCTTCGAACGGTTCCTCTCCGGTGACCGGTCAACGCTGCCTGACATCGACATCGATGTTGAAAGTGCTGAGCGGCACAACGTCTACCGGAAGATCTTTGACCGGTTCGGATCCCAGCGCGTCACGCTGATGAGCATGCAGAACGGCTACCGCGCTCGCGGTGCGGTGCGGGACGCCGGCATGGCTTTGGGGATGGACGACGGCGATGTCGGCGAAATCGCCAAGCAGCTGTGGCGCTTTTCGGCACGGAAGTTCCGGGAGGCACTGGAGGAAAAGCCGGAACTTCGCGAGTTCGCCGGACGGGTGGAACAGCGGAACTTCTCTGAGAACCAGCAGCTGGACCTGCTGGTGGACCTCACCGAACGGCTGGACCGGCTTCCCCGCCACATCTCCATGCACCCCTGCGGGGTGATCCTCGGTGATGCCACCCTGCTGGACCGGACCCCCGTCCAGCCCAGCGGCCTTGGGCTGGCCATGAGCCAGTTCGACAAACACGACATGGACCCTATGGGCATGCTCAAGCTGGATGTCCTGGGAGTCAGGATGCAAAGCGCCATGGCCTTTGCGGTGCGGGAGATCATCCGCATCCATCCATCCAAGGCTGAAGTGGTGGCAGCCGGAGCCCATCCCGTGGCAGCAGACGGCAGCGGTCCGGACTACATTGCCGAGGACGGCCTGATCGACCTCAATGCCGTGCCCCTGGAGGATGAGCCGACGTATGAGCTGATCAGAAGCACCCACACACTGGGGTGCTTCCAGATCGAATCACCGGGCCAGCGGGAGCTGGTGGGCAAGATGGCCCCGCGAGAATTCAACGACCTCATCATCGACATCTCACTGTTCCGCCCGGGGCCCATGAAATCGGACATGGTCAGGCCCTTCCTGGAACACAGGCACGGCTTCGCGCCAGAGACCTATCCGCACCCGGACCTGAAGCCCGTACTTCAGGAAACCCACGGGGTGACGGTCTTCCATGAGCAGATCCTGCGGACCTTTGACGTGATGACCGGCTGCGGGCTGGCAAAAGCCGACGAGTTCCGCCGGGCGTTGAGCAACGACGTCATGGAAGGGCAGGTTGAGGAGTTTTTCCGCCGCGAGGCCAAAGCCAGGGGATATCAGCCGGACGTCGTGGACAAAGTGTGGGGCACCCTGAAATCGTTCGCCAGTTTCGGGTTCTGCAAAGCCCACGGCGCCGCCTTTGCCGTGCCCACCTACCAGTCGGCCTGGCTGAAGGCCCACCATCCGGAAGCCTTCCTCGCCGGCCTGTGGGAACACGATCCCGGGATGTACCCCAAACGCCTCCTTGTGGCCGAAGCACGTCGCATGGGCATCCCCATTCTTCCGCTGGACATCAACCGCAGCGGCGCGGAGTACCGGGTGGAGCGCGTCGCGGAAGGCCCGGACCGGGGGAAGCTGGGCATCCGGCTGAGCCTCAACGGCATCTTCGGGCTGTCCGGTTCTGAACTGAAGCGGATCGTTGCAGGCCAGCCCTATGACTCGCTGGCGGATCTGAGGGCACGCTCCAGGCTGAGCAAGCCCAGCATCAAGCGGCTCGCGCAACTGGGTGCCTTTGACACCCTGCACCGGGAATCCGGCGGGACAGCCAACCGGGCAGACCTGGTCCACCACCTGCAGAGCCTGCAGACCAAGCCGGCAAAGAAAGGCGCCGATGTCATTGAGGGGCAGCTCGCGTTGCCGCTTGGGGATGTCGAATTGCGGAACGTTAAGGCCGGGCTTCCGGAGCCCACCATGGTGGAGAACGTCCGGGCGGAACTTGACCTGATGGCTGTGGATGTCAGTGAACACCTGATGTCCAGCCACCGGCCGCTCCTGGACCGGCTTGGCGTCACCACCGCGGACAAACTGCTGGGGCTGCGCAACGGCACGGAGGTCCTGGTTGCCGGGGTCCGCATCGCCACCCAGACCCCGCCCATGCGCGGCGGCAGGCGGGTGGTCTTCATCAGCATCGATGACGGCACCGGATGCGTGGATTCCGTGTTCTTCCACGAGGCGCAGGAGCACGCCGGCCCGCTGCTGTTCGGCACCCGGCTGCTGCTTATCCGGGGAACCACCCGGCGGACCGGTCCGCGCGGCATCAGCCTCAGCGCCAGCATGGCCTGGGACCTCAGCCGGGTGGACACCCTGCCGTTCCCTGAGCGGGGGACCGCCGAACGGGGGAACGCTGACCCGGGCAACGGCGAGGCGGGAAACCTTGGGCCAGGGAACGGCGAATTAGCGACCCGCGAACCAGGAAGCATCGACCAGGAGTTCAGGCAGCCGGGACCGCTGGAAGGCATCAGCAGGAACCTGGCCATCACCGGCCTGGGAAGCTGA
- a CDS encoding SOS response-associated peptidase, producing MCGRYVMARAVGDLLAEFDAELENETEIPPSWNVAPTDGAPIVLERLIDGATVRQLHVARWGLVPSWAKSPGIGAKMINARSESVLEKPAFRKAVQSRRCAVPADGYYEWKQGEGRSKQPYYVHPRDESAMAFAGLYEWWKDPSLPPGEPGQWMLSMSIMTADSPPAGTEGTVFAELTALHDRVPLPMSRDTMAAWLDPQVDDAPGLVDLVRSGVKDVAAGWRVDSVGKAVGNVRNNSPELIEPVEALF from the coding sequence ATGTGTGGACGTTACGTCATGGCCCGGGCAGTGGGGGACCTGTTGGCCGAATTCGACGCCGAACTTGAGAACGAAACCGAAATCCCGCCGTCGTGGAACGTTGCGCCCACCGACGGCGCGCCCATTGTCCTGGAGCGGCTGATCGACGGCGCCACGGTCCGCCAGCTGCACGTCGCCCGCTGGGGTCTGGTGCCGTCCTGGGCGAAAAGCCCGGGCATAGGAGCGAAGATGATCAATGCCCGAAGCGAGTCGGTCCTTGAGAAGCCGGCGTTCCGCAAGGCGGTGCAGTCGAGGCGGTGCGCGGTGCCGGCGGACGGTTACTACGAGTGGAAGCAGGGCGAGGGCCGCAGCAAGCAGCCCTATTACGTCCACCCCCGGGACGAGTCCGCCATGGCCTTCGCCGGTCTTTACGAGTGGTGGAAGGATCCGTCCCTGCCGCCGGGTGAACCCGGGCAGTGGATGCTGTCGATGTCCATCATGACGGCGGACTCGCCGCCGGCGGGAACTGAAGGCACGGTGTTCGCCGAACTCACAGCGCTCCACGATCGCGTCCCGCTGCCCATGAGCCGCGACACCATGGCGGCCTGGCTTGACCCCCAGGTGGACGACGCCCCCGGCTTGGTGGACCTCGTCCGGTCAGGCGTGAAGGACGTAGCCGCCGGCTGGCGGGTGGATTCCGTGGGCAAGGCGGTGGGCAACGTCCGCAACAACTCCCCGGAGCTCATCGAGCCTGTGGAGGCACTGTTCTGA
- a CDS encoding chorismate mutase, translating into MIMPTNHGDEKNAQADREQLAAVRVAVDEVDEQIVTLIARRERLIRIAGTLKGDDAEVRAPGRVERVIEHVRSAAEKKEIDPDIVESTYRAMISKFIELEMKIHNDNS; encoded by the coding sequence ATGATCATGCCCACAAATCACGGAGACGAGAAAAACGCCCAGGCTGACCGGGAACAGCTCGCTGCCGTGCGGGTCGCGGTGGATGAGGTGGACGAGCAGATCGTCACGCTGATCGCCCGCCGGGAGCGCCTGATCCGCATCGCGGGAACCCTCAAGGGTGACGACGCCGAAGTCCGTGCGCCGGGGCGCGTGGAGCGGGTCATCGAGCATGTGCGCTCGGCGGCCGAGAAAAAAGAAATAGACCCGGACATCGTGGAAAGCACGTACCGGGCCATGATCTCGAAGTTCATCGAGCTTGAGATGAAAATCCACAACGACAACAGCTGA
- a CDS encoding VOC family protein: protein MQPRVDFISLGVRSVAASRRFYVDGLGWPVHREVSDEVVFIQANHGLILSLWDAGQMQAEAAVDAPAAVPCITLSHNVGSAEQVDQVMAQAESAGAAVVAPPKTQPWGGYTGYFADPDGFRWEIAFNPTWTVDDGGQVTV from the coding sequence ATGCAGCCCAGAGTCGATTTTATTTCATTGGGAGTGCGCAGCGTGGCCGCCTCCCGGCGCTTCTACGTGGACGGCCTGGGCTGGCCGGTCCACCGGGAGGTTTCCGACGAGGTGGTCTTCATCCAGGCCAACCACGGCCTGATTCTCTCCCTGTGGGATGCCGGGCAGATGCAGGCTGAGGCCGCAGTCGACGCTCCCGCCGCCGTTCCCTGTATTACGCTCAGCCACAACGTCGGCAGCGCCGAGCAGGTGGACCAGGTGATGGCGCAGGCGGAGTCTGCCGGCGCCGCCGTCGTGGCCCCTCCCAAGACCCAGCCCTGGGGAGGCTACACCGGATACTTCGCCGATCCGGACGGCTTCCGCTGGGAGATTGCGTTCAACCCCACCTGGACAGTGGACGACGGCGGCCAGGTCACCGTCTGA
- a CDS encoding mycoredoxin, with protein MDFTPEDGTITMFSTTWCGYCNRLKKQLDAQGIGYTEINIEEVDGTAELVEQINGGNRTVPTVLFPDGTAATNPSAAEVKSRLAA; from the coding sequence GTGGACTTTACCCCCGAAGACGGCACCATCACCATGTTCTCGACCACCTGGTGCGGCTACTGCAACCGGCTGAAGAAGCAGCTGGACGCCCAGGGCATCGGCTACACCGAGATCAACATCGAAGAGGTCGACGGCACGGCCGAGCTCGTGGAGCAGATCAACGGCGGCAACCGCACCGTCCCCACCGTCCTCTTCCCGGATGGCACCGCTGCCACGAACCCGTCTGCAGCAGAGGTCAAGAGCAGGCTCGCCGCCTAG
- a CDS encoding DUF6504 family protein, with translation MGTFSESVDVVCAPTGEPAELRWGGRDYRVCAEPLRWYERRQWWAEERRAPLGSGPGLVDHEIWRVQVLPAGRSSPPETPVAEQTEPLTLDLVRHAGNGRWRLLRIHDALRPKDALQHKSA, from the coding sequence ATGGGAACGTTCAGCGAGTCTGTTGACGTCGTCTGCGCACCTACCGGTGAGCCGGCGGAGCTTCGGTGGGGCGGCAGGGACTACCGGGTCTGCGCTGAACCCCTGCGCTGGTATGAACGCCGCCAGTGGTGGGCCGAAGAACGGCGTGCTCCGCTGGGAAGCGGCCCAGGTCTTGTGGACCATGAGATCTGGCGGGTGCAGGTCCTGCCTGCCGGCAGAAGCAGCCCACCGGAAACTCCGGTTGCAGAACAGACTGAACCTCTAACCCTTGACCTGGTGCGGCATGCCGGCAACGGACGCTGGCGGCTGCTCCGGATCCACGACGCCCTCCGGCCCAAAGACGCACTCCAGCACAAATCAGCATGA